A single window of Pseudomonas lutea DNA harbors:
- a CDS encoding substrate-binding periplasmic protein, translated as MGKIHRHHRVLATALMLMVCLCAHAATLQVVTEDSSYSALEDGKVVGVASQVVEMTLAAAGITDYHMTLYPWARAYDIARLEANVLIYPMIRSSGREDSFKWVGELERVHPMFYKLRERRDVWVASLQEAAHYTVGVVRDDSRQQYLESKGFSKMVVSANNLDNLRKLITGQVELIPMPEREAREQCADLHIPFENLESVFALDELSKGLYVAMSANTPDEVVEKITAAFARLKQNGTVDKLIAGQ; from the coding sequence ATGGGAAAAATTCATCGTCACCACCGCGTGCTGGCGACTGCCTTGATGTTGATGGTCTGCCTCTGCGCTCACGCGGCGACGCTGCAAGTGGTGACTGAGGACTCGTCATACAGCGCACTGGAGGACGGCAAGGTCGTGGGCGTTGCCAGCCAAGTGGTCGAGATGACCCTCGCCGCCGCGGGCATCACCGATTACCACATGACCCTTTACCCGTGGGCAAGGGCTTACGACATTGCCCGGCTCGAAGCCAACGTGCTGATCTATCCGATGATTCGCAGCAGTGGGCGTGAAGATTCCTTCAAGTGGGTCGGCGAGCTGGAACGGGTCCACCCGATGTTTTACAAGCTGCGCGAGCGCCGTGACGTGTGGGTGGCGAGCCTGCAAGAGGCGGCGCATTACACGGTCGGCGTGGTGCGCGATGACTCACGCCAGCAATACCTGGAGAGCAAGGGCTTCAGCAAAATGGTGGTCTCCGCCAACAACCTCGACAATCTGCGCAAGCTCATCACCGGTCAGGTCGAACTCATCCCGATGCCTGAGCGCGAAGCACGGGAGCAGTGCGCCGATCTGCACATCCCCTTCGAGAACCTGGAAAGCGTCTTCGCCCTCGACGAACTCTCCAAGGGTTTGTACGTCGCCATGAGTGCCAACACGCCGGATGAAGTCGTGGAAAAAATCACCGCCGCCTTTGCCCGACTGAAGCAGAACGGCACCGTCGACAAGCTCATCGCAGGGCAATAA